One Roseimaritima multifibrata DNA window includes the following coding sequences:
- a CDS encoding SpaA isopeptide-forming pilin-related protein translates to MSSWSARRRKVLAAFVKSDANAHSRQRRFQPRLELLEDRRLLAAAVDLAVLQGRVFDDVSNNGYTAGEEIAGATLQLYRDNGDGIFQPSGGDSLVGSDTTDANGLYEFSDLTAGGYFVLQPAQPALGLLQSESPLITVSAEAVKGQIRTTIDSFDQTSQEVIDTIQDDVPVTSSVAAPEVIGGERDMYVNKTSVNGAVQLNVDNPLLPDQLTFDSVTTGAGERRITWDGVDGDALSVNDTGLANVDLTANAVGVQLQIRADQAGGNVIVRLYSDDGVAGTATRYSSATLPIPLTQQNFLSAELIRFSDFVATSGGGADFTDVTAIEMEITAGADVNGAAELVGTVGTTVFTQDFANYEEADLSLTKTVDNATPNVSQEVTFTVQVDNAGPDSATGVEVTDALPAGITFRRFSTANGTYDSATGIWTIGTIASGDSATITITGVVDNAGRKVNTAQVTAANEFDADSSPANSLPGEDDQASVNVDPQTIDLSVAKTIDNERPNIGDNVTFLVTLSNAGPQTATGIAVRDLLPTGLALVSATESAGSYNEGSGVWTLASLESGDDQTLTMVATVQANGSLVNTAEVIAADQFDVDSTPNNADAEEDDQASAGLTTPTADLSLTKTASNLTPNVDESVTFTLTVSNAGPDAASGVTVTDQLPAGFTLVSVSDADAYDQATGVWTVGNIAVGVPRILVLTATVDSPGTLINSAQVSASQQQDPDSTPNDNLPDDDDQDSVTIDVPAIDLSLTKTVDNARPNLGDEVVFTIRANNAGPDVATDVIVLDSLPAGYAFAGESTTSGTYTEANGNWAIPTIAVGDTAVLEVRATVVNATPGVNTAEVIAAGQYDTDSSPNNGDSTEDDQASVGLQLATADLSLTKTVSAATPDVGEEVTFTIQVRNSGPDAATNIEIEDILPAGLAFVSDTATLGSYDEVQGIWSLENLPFNGDATLQVVATVEAAGTLVNTAEVVAVDQQDPDSTPNDGNSTDDDFASVDVNGQQIDLSVTKTVSDSLPNVGDSITYLITVRNDGPSTATGVVLLDRLPSGVVLTDQQASAGSYVSSTGLWSVASIEPGDEETLELTVRVDRLLNELVNRVQVQAADQPDLDSVPGDSVVGDDDLAEVSIRTQVADLSLTKTVSESAPNVGDVVRFQIELSNDGPDNATSIVVADNLPAGLEYFSHSTSAGDFDPVSGEWTIDLLTDGGTVSLFIDATVVDNQPSTNVTQVIAVDQVDSDSTPNDNVGSDDDYASARVTPPVIDLSLTKSVAESRVPIGGEVSFTLTVRNDGPDDASGVSVRDELPTGLAYVSSNAEQGGYNSGTGIWEVGDLAAGEAVTLEIIASLTLFETLTNQAEVLAANEFDSDSQPGDGVEADDDFAAVDVIPASSDLSLTKTVDNSAPNVGGEVLYTITLANAGPDSAAEIQVQDQLPPELTFVDFTASVGDYDSATGIWQVPELANGASATLQIRATVQGNQAVSNSAEVIASNQFDPDSVPADNDPDQDDYADVTLTPQLVDLALTKIVDEERPNVGDVIAYSLELSNAGPSTATGVEVTDLLPAGVTFESVQIGQGQYNAQTGIWTVGSVAANETATLVISARVGEISGATNSAEVTKSDQPDIDSDPDNQDTTEDDWASVDFRTQMADLELQKSVDNATPDREAQVQFLLELTNSGPDTAEQIAVQDRLPADLQFESASASVGDYSAQTGMWTVASLASGETATLVITATVLTASPVVNTAEVTSVLQFDPDSTPGNGLIGEDDLGSVTITPPVVDLSVSAAVDNDSPLEGDVITMTFDVSNAGPIDATGVVVAVPFPDGMTLVSSDPGSGTYDPATGVWTVGDIAAGQTKQLVLMAQVDERGIKTIQVEVISADQFDIDSVPGNGVDSEDDQVELLIRAPRLLSKRLFMSRS, encoded by the coding sequence ATGTCATCATGGTCAGCGCGTCGCCGTAAAGTTTTGGCCGCATTCGTAAAATCGGATGCGAATGCTCATAGCCGTCAACGTCGCTTTCAGCCTCGCCTGGAACTGTTAGAAGATAGGCGTTTGCTAGCAGCTGCTGTCGACTTGGCCGTGCTTCAAGGCCGAGTCTTTGATGATGTTAGCAACAACGGATACACGGCCGGTGAAGAAATTGCCGGGGCGACGCTTCAGTTGTACCGCGACAATGGTGACGGGATTTTCCAGCCATCCGGTGGCGACAGTTTGGTTGGCTCCGACACCACGGACGCAAATGGTCTGTACGAATTTTCGGATCTGACCGCTGGAGGGTACTTTGTGCTTCAGCCTGCACAGCCAGCCCTTGGGCTGTTGCAGTCCGAGTCCCCGCTGATCACCGTCAGTGCGGAAGCTGTCAAAGGGCAGATCCGGACGACCATCGATAGTTTTGACCAAACCAGTCAGGAGGTGATCGATACGATCCAGGACGATGTGCCGGTGACAAGTAGCGTGGCGGCTCCGGAAGTGATCGGTGGCGAACGAGACATGTATGTCAATAAAACGAGCGTCAACGGTGCCGTGCAATTGAATGTGGACAATCCATTGTTGCCCGATCAGCTCACATTCGACTCGGTGACTACGGGGGCTGGAGAGCGACGAATTACCTGGGATGGCGTTGATGGGGATGCGTTAAGCGTTAACGATACAGGGCTGGCTAACGTTGATTTGACGGCAAATGCGGTTGGCGTCCAATTGCAGATCCGGGCGGATCAAGCTGGAGGAAATGTCATTGTCCGGTTGTATAGCGACGACGGGGTTGCTGGCACCGCAACTCGGTATAGCTCGGCGACCCTGCCGATTCCTTTAACGCAGCAGAACTTTCTGTCCGCCGAACTGATTCGATTCAGCGATTTTGTTGCAACGTCTGGCGGAGGAGCCGATTTTACGGACGTGACTGCGATCGAGATGGAGATCACGGCGGGGGCGGATGTGAACGGCGCTGCGGAACTGGTGGGGACGGTCGGTACGACTGTCTTTACGCAAGATTTTGCGAACTATGAGGAGGCCGATTTATCGCTGACCAAAACGGTCGACAATGCGACTCCGAATGTTTCGCAGGAAGTAACCTTTACCGTTCAAGTCGACAACGCGGGCCCCGATTCGGCAACCGGCGTCGAAGTCACTGACGCATTGCCCGCAGGAATTACGTTTCGACGGTTTTCGACCGCCAACGGAACGTATGATTCTGCCACGGGAATCTGGACGATCGGAACCATCGCCAGTGGAGACAGTGCAACGATCACGATCACAGGAGTGGTCGACAACGCGGGCCGAAAAGTGAACACGGCACAGGTCACCGCCGCCAACGAATTTGACGCGGACAGTTCCCCAGCAAACAGTTTGCCGGGCGAGGACGACCAGGCTTCGGTGAATGTTGATCCGCAGACGATCGATTTATCGGTTGCTAAAACGATCGATAACGAACGCCCAAATATTGGCGATAACGTCACGTTTCTGGTCACGCTAAGCAACGCAGGTCCTCAAACAGCAACAGGCATCGCAGTCCGTGATTTGCTCCCGACCGGATTGGCTTTGGTGTCGGCGACAGAGAGTGCCGGAAGTTACAACGAAGGGAGTGGCGTCTGGACATTGGCGTCGTTGGAAAGTGGCGATGATCAGACTTTAACCATGGTCGCGACCGTTCAAGCGAACGGGTCGTTGGTGAATACTGCCGAGGTGATTGCCGCCGACCAGTTTGATGTCGACAGCACGCCGAACAACGCGGACGCCGAGGAGGATGACCAAGCCTCGGCAGGATTAACGACTCCGACTGCCGACTTGTCTCTCACCAAAACGGCGAGCAATTTAACCCCCAACGTAGACGAATCGGTGACGTTTACGCTGACCGTTTCCAACGCGGGGCCCGATGCCGCCAGTGGCGTGACCGTTACCGACCAACTTCCTGCCGGGTTCACGTTGGTGAGCGTTTCGGATGCTGACGCGTACGATCAAGCGACAGGTGTTTGGACCGTTGGTAATATTGCCGTCGGGGTGCCGCGGATTTTGGTTTTGACCGCAACGGTTGATTCACCAGGAACCTTAATCAATTCGGCTCAGGTTTCCGCTTCCCAGCAGCAGGATCCCGACAGTACACCGAACGACAACCTGCCTGACGACGACGATCAGGACAGCGTAACGATCGATGTCCCGGCGATCGATTTATCTTTGACCAAAACGGTCGACAACGCGCGTCCGAATCTTGGGGATGAAGTCGTTTTCACGATTCGGGCGAACAATGCCGGCCCTGATGTCGCAACCGATGTGATCGTTCTGGATTCTTTGCCTGCCGGTTATGCGTTTGCGGGTGAATCCACCACTTCCGGAACCTATACGGAAGCGAACGGAAACTGGGCAATCCCAACGATCGCTGTCGGGGACACCGCCGTTCTGGAAGTTCGTGCCACGGTCGTTAATGCGACCCCCGGAGTCAACACGGCCGAGGTGATAGCCGCCGGTCAGTACGATACCGACAGTTCACCGAACAACGGCGATTCGACCGAGGACGATCAGGCCAGCGTGGGGCTTCAATTGGCCACGGCGGACCTCAGTTTGACCAAAACCGTTTCCGCAGCCACTCCGGATGTTGGCGAAGAAGTCACTTTCACGATTCAGGTTCGCAATTCAGGGCCGGACGCGGCAACCAATATCGAGATCGAGGACATCTTGCCAGCCGGGTTGGCCTTTGTTTCGGATACGGCAACGCTGGGTAGTTATGACGAAGTCCAAGGGATTTGGAGTCTTGAAAATCTACCGTTTAATGGTGATGCAACCTTGCAGGTGGTAGCGACCGTTGAGGCGGCTGGAACGTTGGTCAACACGGCGGAGGTCGTCGCGGTCGACCAGCAAGATCCGGATTCAACTCCGAATGACGGCAACAGCACGGATGACGATTTTGCCAGTGTCGACGTAAATGGGCAGCAAATCGATTTGTCGGTTACCAAGACCGTCAGCGACTCGTTGCCAAATGTTGGAGATTCGATCACCTATTTGATTACCGTTCGTAATGATGGACCGAGCACGGCCACCGGAGTTGTCTTGCTTGACCGTTTGCCAAGTGGCGTGGTTCTTACCGATCAACAAGCGAGTGCTGGCAGCTATGTTAGTAGCACGGGGCTGTGGAGCGTGGCATCGATCGAACCGGGAGATGAAGAAACACTAGAATTGACGGTTCGTGTTGATCGTCTGTTAAACGAACTGGTCAACCGCGTTCAGGTTCAGGCCGCCGATCAGCCCGATCTTGATTCCGTCCCTGGCGACAGTGTTGTTGGCGATGACGATTTAGCGGAGGTTTCGATTCGGACTCAGGTTGCGGATTTGTCGCTGACGAAAACGGTGAGTGAATCCGCACCCAATGTCGGTGACGTTGTCCGCTTCCAGATTGAATTATCAAACGACGGACCTGATAACGCGACCAGCATCGTGGTTGCTGATAACTTGCCTGCGGGGTTGGAGTATTTCTCGCATAGCACTTCCGCTGGTGATTTCGATCCGGTCTCCGGGGAGTGGACGATCGACTTATTGACCGATGGTGGGACGGTGTCGTTGTTTATCGATGCGACCGTCGTCGACAACCAGCCGTCGACGAATGTGACGCAAGTGATCGCTGTGGATCAAGTCGATTCCGATTCAACCCCCAACGACAATGTGGGAAGCGATGATGACTATGCTTCCGCACGAGTCACGCCTCCCGTCATCGATTTGTCGCTGACAAAATCGGTAGCCGAGTCACGGGTGCCGATTGGAGGTGAGGTCTCGTTCACGTTGACGGTCCGCAATGATGGACCGGACGACGCAAGTGGGGTTTCGGTCCGCGACGAATTGCCGACCGGCCTAGCGTATGTCAGCTCAAATGCTGAGCAGGGTGGATACAATTCAGGGACGGGGATTTGGGAAGTGGGTGACCTTGCGGCGGGCGAAGCGGTAACCCTGGAAATCATCGCCAGCTTGACCCTTTTTGAAACGTTAACCAATCAAGCCGAAGTATTGGCTGCAAACGAATTTGATAGCGACAGTCAGCCTGGGGACGGCGTCGAAGCGGACGACGACTTTGCAGCTGTTGATGTTATTCCGGCAAGTAGTGATTTATCGCTAACCAAAACGGTCGATAATTCTGCTCCCAACGTCGGGGGCGAAGTTCTTTACACGATCACTTTGGCAAACGCAGGACCCGATTCGGCAGCCGAGATTCAGGTTCAAGATCAACTTCCTCCAGAATTAACTTTTGTTGATTTCACGGCATCGGTCGGCGACTACGATTCCGCAACAGGCATTTGGCAAGTGCCTGAATTAGCGAACGGTGCGAGTGCGACGTTGCAGATTCGAGCAACGGTACAAGGTAACCAAGCCGTTTCGAATTCGGCAGAAGTCATCGCCAGCAATCAGTTCGATCCCGATAGCGTGCCGGCGGACAATGATCCCGATCAGGATGATTACGCTGACGTCACGTTGACGCCGCAGTTGGTCGATTTGGCGCTCACGAAAATCGTGGATGAGGAACGACCAAATGTAGGCGACGTGATCGCTTATTCATTGGAACTTAGTAATGCAGGGCCTTCGACGGCAACCGGTGTTGAAGTGACCGATTTGTTGCCGGCAGGCGTCACGTTTGAATCGGTGCAGATTGGCCAAGGTCAGTACAACGCTCAAACCGGAATCTGGACTGTCGGTTCGGTCGCCGCCAACGAGACCGCGACGCTTGTCATTTCGGCACGTGTAGGCGAGATCAGTGGCGCAACAAATAGTGCCGAAGTGACGAAGAGTGATCAGCCCGATATCGATAGCGATCCCGACAATCAAGACACGACCGAGGATGACTGGGCAAGTGTCGATTTCCGGACTCAGATGGCCGATTTAGAACTCCAGAAATCGGTTGATAATGCGACTCCCGATCGAGAGGCTCAGGTTCAGTTTTTGCTGGAATTGACTAACTCAGGACCCGATACCGCCGAACAAATCGCAGTGCAGGATCGGTTGCCAGCGGACTTGCAATTTGAATCCGCCTCTGCCAGCGTCGGTGATTACTCGGCGCAGACCGGTATGTGGACGGTCGCTTCCTTAGCTTCTGGTGAAACCGCGACGTTGGTGATTACGGCAACGGTGCTGACCGCTTCGCCGGTTGTGAATACCGCGGAGGTCACCTCGGTGCTTCAGTTTGATCCCGATAGTACTCCCGGCAATGGTTTGATCGGAGAGGATGATCTGGGCAGCGTTACCATCACGCCGCCGGTTGTCGATTTGTCGGTTTCCGCTGCGGTCGATAACGACAGTCCGCTGGAAGGCGACGTGATCACGATGACTTTCGATGTTTCGAATGCGGGACCGATTGACGCCACGGGTGTTGTGGTCGCGGTCCCCTTCCCCGACGGAATGACTTTGGTTTCATCCGATCCTGGATCGGGGACTTATGATCCGGCTACCGGAGTTTGGACGGTTGGCGATATTGCCGCCGGCCAGACCAAGCAATTGGTTTTGATGGCTCAAGTCGACGAACGGGGGATCAAAACGATTCAGGTGGAAGTCATCTCTGCCGACCAGTTTGATATCGACAGTGTCCCTGGTAACGGAGTCGACAGCGAAGACGATCAGGTGGAATTGCTGATTCGAGCTCCACGCCTGTTGTCGAAACGGTTGTTCATGTCACGAAGCTAG
- a CDS encoding BBP7 family outer membrane beta-barrel protein, which translates to MNSRWLLGWLLLFALSSVTARAQAVVNNNYGGDPYATSGAGYYPGTGMGGLMPTSWKVDDRLWFRWEYLHMWTDGMDVPPLVTTSPIGTPQDQAAILGMPGTTTLFGGSEINGGAVSGTRFQAGFWLVQDGSVGIEGEYMMFADQNDGYAVSSDGTQIIGRPFFDITQGQETAQLVSYPNLVNGSLSIGSNSSFSSYLVNGRVSMVPMAVVACAGDVAPDRIDWIVGYRHISLDDSLSFREQLESQVTPRGEISLAENFSSSNEFNGLQLGVTYQANFRRAWLETKMRVALGNNTQEVGISGNTVLTENGVSDTYPGGLYAQRTNMGTHKREQFTMVPELGITFGFRLTSCLHATVGYNAIYLPAVVRAGEQIDQDVNPNLFPEETVPFVGALRPGFRFNETDYLAHGVNIGAELRF; encoded by the coding sequence TTGAATTCGCGCTGGCTATTAGGATGGTTGTTGCTATTTGCGTTAAGCAGCGTCACTGCGCGGGCTCAGGCAGTTGTCAATAACAACTATGGCGGGGATCCCTACGCCACTTCGGGAGCCGGGTATTACCCGGGAACCGGAATGGGTGGGCTGATGCCGACGTCCTGGAAGGTTGATGACCGACTTTGGTTCCGCTGGGAATATCTGCATATGTGGACCGACGGGATGGACGTGCCGCCTCTGGTAACGACCAGCCCAATCGGTACGCCTCAGGATCAGGCTGCAATCCTCGGGATGCCAGGGACGACGACGCTCTTTGGTGGATCCGAAATCAATGGCGGCGCGGTCAGTGGCACTCGTTTTCAAGCCGGGTTCTGGTTGGTCCAGGATGGTTCGGTTGGGATCGAGGGTGAGTACATGATGTTCGCCGACCAGAACGATGGGTACGCCGTATCGAGTGATGGGACACAGATTATTGGTAGGCCCTTCTTCGATATCACCCAAGGTCAGGAAACCGCTCAGTTGGTTTCCTATCCAAACCTTGTTAATGGTTCGTTGTCGATTGGATCCAATTCAAGTTTTAGTTCCTACTTGGTCAATGGACGTGTTTCGATGGTCCCGATGGCCGTTGTCGCTTGTGCTGGAGACGTGGCACCCGATCGTATCGATTGGATTGTCGGGTATCGACACATCAGCCTTGATGACTCGTTGAGCTTTCGGGAGCAGCTGGAATCGCAGGTCACTCCGAGAGGAGAAATCAGTCTGGCCGAGAATTTTTCATCGAGCAACGAATTCAACGGACTTCAGCTAGGGGTAACCTATCAAGCCAATTTTCGACGCGCTTGGTTAGAAACAAAAATGCGCGTTGCGCTCGGTAACAACACGCAGGAAGTTGGTATTTCTGGTAACACCGTGCTAACGGAAAACGGAGTTTCGGACACTTATCCCGGTGGCCTGTATGCCCAGCGCACCAATATGGGTACTCACAAACGAGAACAATTCACGATGGTTCCTGAATTGGGAATCACGTTCGGGTTTCGTTTGACAAGTTGCCTGCATGCAACGGTCGGTTACAACGCTATCTACTTGCCAGCAGTGGTGCGAGCGGGCGAACAGATTGACCAAGATGTCAATCCAAATCTCTTTCCCGAAGAAACGGTTCCGTTCGTCGGAGCCCTACGTCCCGGGTTCCGTTTCAACGAAACCGACTATCTGGCACACGGTGTCAACATCGGAGCCGAGCTGCGGTTTTAA
- a CDS encoding ceramidase domain-containing protein translates to MFEPLDLYCERCDPSFWAEPFNAFSNFAFVIAAVAVWWRGRRQTQKGLAGGRIAHPALPWPVAGLVVLAGLVAIGSALFHTFATRWAMVLDVAPILVFQVWFLWFYLRIVPRLSRRWGTVSCTLFLAAHGLVMLFPRDLNGPAWFNGSLNYLPTLLVLGGLGLYQVQTQTRLPYRMLGIFTAFALAVSLRTVDLWICEWFPVGTHFAWHLINGVVFFLSIDLLQQQFVLTPTGWIADGPAGDADSLNESENKSR, encoded by the coding sequence ATGTTCGAACCACTCGATCTGTACTGCGAACGATGTGATCCTAGTTTTTGGGCTGAACCTTTTAATGCGTTCAGCAATTTTGCCTTTGTGATCGCGGCAGTTGCCGTTTGGTGGCGAGGCAGGAGGCAGACGCAGAAAGGGTTGGCAGGTGGGCGAATCGCCCACCCTGCCCTTCCCTGGCCGGTCGCTGGGTTGGTCGTTTTGGCTGGCCTGGTCGCGATCGGCAGCGCCTTGTTCCATACCTTTGCTACCCGCTGGGCAATGGTGTTGGATGTGGCGCCGATCTTGGTTTTCCAGGTTTGGTTTCTCTGGTTCTACTTACGAATCGTTCCCAGACTCTCGCGTCGCTGGGGGACTGTCAGTTGCACGCTGTTTCTGGCAGCTCATGGGTTGGTAATGCTGTTCCCAAGGGATCTGAACGGACCAGCTTGGTTTAACGGATCGCTTAACTACCTTCCTACGTTGCTCGTCTTGGGGGGGCTGGGGCTTTACCAGGTCCAGACGCAAACACGCCTGCCCTATCGCATGCTTGGGATTTTTACCGCGTTTGCCTTGGCAGTCTCTTTGCGCACGGTGGACCTTTGGATTTGCGAATGGTTTCCCGTCGGGACCCATTTCGCCTGGCACCTTATCAATGGAGTCGTTTTCTTTTTGTCAATTGACTTATTGCAGCAGCAATTCGTCTTGACGCCCACTGGTTGGATTGCCGATGGTCCGGCAGGTGATGCAGATTCCTTGAATGAATCTGAGAATAAATCACGATAA
- a CDS encoding FG-GAP repeat domain-containing protein has translation MPYLSLFRQSRLDSLLRRAGNNVRLWGLSGLLASLFVGELMFLAAPVVAEEPVTFSIHPLAVDANEGIAAGDLNGDGKLDLVAGRYWYAAPDWTPRPVRNIEDWNGYVQSNGDYLFDVNQDGKLDVVAGSFIPTQVHWYENPGEEGLRLGKQWTQHLWTDTGASANEGQLFEDLDGDGIPEWIVNSWKKDVPMLVWRIVPEEPKEGQAAAFRLQRQELGAKANGHGVGVGDLNGDGRKDILVGQGWYEQPAENPWEGNWEFHPDWDIHASLPVLIEDLNKDGKNDMIVGYGHNYGLEWWENKGTDDAGKTLWEKHLIDREFSQPHTLAWIDLDGDGQGELVAGKRYFAHNGGDPGGKEVPCLYYYKWSSDSNSFTRYTIDEGRVGTGLQIASGDFNGDGQVDLAVAGKSGTYLLLAK, from the coding sequence ATGCCCTACCTTTCGCTGTTTCGCCAGTCCCGCCTGGATTCACTATTGCGTCGTGCAGGTAATAACGTGCGACTGTGGGGGCTGTCGGGACTACTTGCTTCTCTATTCGTCGGTGAGCTGATGTTCTTGGCGGCGCCGGTCGTTGCGGAGGAACCGGTTACGTTTTCTATCCACCCTTTGGCTGTCGATGCAAATGAGGGAATTGCTGCGGGAGATCTAAATGGCGATGGAAAATTGGATTTGGTGGCGGGCCGATACTGGTATGCGGCTCCCGATTGGACGCCGCGACCGGTCCGAAATATTGAGGACTGGAATGGGTACGTGCAAAGCAATGGTGATTATCTATTTGATGTGAATCAGGATGGGAAACTGGATGTTGTCGCCGGTTCATTTATTCCAACCCAGGTTCACTGGTACGAAAATCCCGGCGAGGAAGGTTTGCGATTGGGCAAGCAGTGGACGCAACATCTGTGGACCGATACTGGAGCGAGTGCCAACGAAGGCCAATTATTTGAAGACTTGGATGGGGATGGGATTCCGGAATGGATCGTGAACAGCTGGAAAAAAGATGTCCCTATGTTGGTTTGGCGGATCGTTCCTGAAGAGCCTAAAGAGGGGCAAGCGGCGGCATTTCGCCTGCAACGTCAGGAACTAGGGGCCAAAGCGAATGGACATGGAGTTGGGGTCGGGGATTTGAACGGTGATGGACGCAAAGACATTTTGGTCGGGCAAGGTTGGTACGAACAACCAGCCGAAAACCCTTGGGAGGGAAATTGGGAATTTCATCCCGATTGGGACATTCACGCCAGTTTGCCTGTCTTGATTGAAGATCTAAACAAGGATGGCAAGAACGACATGATTGTCGGTTATGGGCACAATTATGGTTTGGAGTGGTGGGAAAATAAGGGAACCGATGACGCAGGAAAGACGCTGTGGGAAAAACACTTGATCGATCGCGAATTCAGTCAGCCTCATACGCTTGCGTGGATTGATTTGGATGGAGACGGTCAGGGTGAATTGGTCGCTGGCAAACGCTACTTTGCTCACAATGGGGGCGACCCAGGTGGCAAAGAAGTACCTTGTCTTTACTACTACAAATGGTCCTCTGACAGCAATAGCTTTACGCGGTATACCATTGATGAAGGCCGCGTCGGGACCGGTTTGCAAATCGCCAGTGGTGATTTCAACGGAGACGGACAGGTCGATTTGGCGGTCGCCGGCAAAAGCGGGACCTACTTGTTGCTTGCCAAATAA
- a CDS encoding MaoC family dehydratase, with the protein MKLHFEELKIGDTWTSAPRRLTRDDVVEFADLTGDHDPLHGGEDNDAGTPFGRPIVHGLLGLSIMAGLSSDNPAVKTLALVRIGEWKFERPVYFDDTVHVVTEVQEMLPYGRRAGRVIWHRRLVNQNNQTTQSGILETLVATRTRLPRINQPRVVHTTIRTPSGSSVMR; encoded by the coding sequence ATGAAACTCCACTTTGAAGAGTTAAAGATCGGCGACACGTGGACCAGCGCTCCACGCCGACTGACTCGGGACGATGTCGTCGAATTTGCAGATTTGACAGGCGACCATGACCCGTTACACGGCGGCGAAGACAATGACGCGGGCACTCCCTTTGGGCGTCCGATCGTACACGGCTTGCTTGGTTTATCGATCATGGCAGGATTGTCTAGCGATAACCCCGCGGTCAAAACACTCGCACTTGTCCGCATCGGCGAGTGGAAATTCGAACGCCCCGTCTACTTTGACGATACCGTTCACGTGGTCACCGAAGTCCAAGAGATGCTTCCTTACGGACGTCGCGCGGGGCGAGTGATCTGGCATCGCCGCCTGGTCAACCAAAACAACCAAACCACGCAAAGTGGGATTTTGGAAACCTTGGTCGCAACGCGGACTCGCCTTCCACGGATCAACCAACCTCGAGTCGTACACACCACGATCCGAACCCCATCCGGCTCTTCGGTGATGCGTTAA